A portion of the bacterium genome contains these proteins:
- a CDS encoding 3'-5' exonuclease: MRPGTFVIVDLETTGLDYKLDRILEIGAVKLEDGRVTAEFQALIDPEVPLREANVAVHGISEAHIAGAPKLVEVLPAFLEFIGSAPLVAHNAQFDMNFLTHHAAETLRVTVENRALDTLAIAREVFPREKALSLERLLELFGEPPRPLHRALEDARSLALVFYRLLDLQDQRRDYQRSQFSRIDQVALRYRDLGRLIDLMQTEFKELRRTLEVYFEETQDDAIALPGGDVLRHLRNESHEFHPEETRAVLEHLGILERVQRIDREKLDRWIKGDRLTDEEKASILAARRFLGYRNVMSWERAASAAVVPAEA; the protein is encoded by the coding sequence ATGCGGCCCGGCACCTTCGTCATCGTCGACCTGGAGACGACCGGCCTCGACTACAAGCTTGACCGCATCCTCGAGATCGGAGCGGTCAAGCTCGAGGACGGGCGGGTCACCGCCGAGTTCCAGGCACTGATCGATCCCGAGGTGCCGCTGCGGGAGGCCAACGTGGCCGTCCATGGCATCTCGGAGGCCCACATCGCGGGGGCGCCGAAGCTCGTAGAGGTGCTGCCCGCCTTCCTGGAGTTCATCGGATCCGCTCCGCTGGTCGCTCACAACGCCCAGTTCGACATGAACTTCCTCACCCACCACGCGGCCGAGACCCTGAGGGTGACTGTCGAGAACCGGGCCCTCGATACCCTTGCGATCGCACGCGAGGTCTTCCCCCGCGAGAAGGCCCTGAGCCTCGAGCGCCTGCTCGAGCTCTTCGGCGAGCCCCCGCGGCCCCTGCACCGGGCGCTTGAGGATGCGCGGTCGTTGGCGCTGGTTTTCTACCGCCTTCTTGACCTTCAGGATCAGCGCCGTGACTACCAGCGCAGCCAGTTCAGCCGTATCGACCAGGTGGCCCTGCGCTACCGGGACCTGGGCCGGCTGATCGACCTCATGCAGACCGAGTTCAAGGAGCTGCGCCGCACCCTCGAGGTCTACTTCGAGGAGACCCAGGACGACGCGATCGCCCTGCCGGGCGGCGACGTGCTGCGCCACCTGCGCAACGAGAGCCACGAGTTCCACCCGGAGGAGACCCGCGCCGTCCTCGAGCACCTGGGCATCCTGGAGCGGGTCCAGCGGATCGACCGCGAGAAGCTCGATCGCTGGATCAAGGGCGATCGCCTGACGGACGAGGAGAAGGCGTCGATCCTCGCGGCGCGCCGTTTTCTCGGGTATCGAAACGTCATGAGTTGGGAGCGTGCCGCCTCTGCGGCAGTAGTGCCCGCCGAAGCGTGA
- a CDS encoding NUDIX hydrolase, translating into MVERGLTQESVYRGKLLKIRVDTVALPDGEIANREIVEHPGAVAVVPLTDDGQVVLVRQFRYPINRITLEIPAGKLEFGEDPETTCRRELAEETGFAAASLEKLTEIVVAPGYSSERLTLYKATGLTPTDAKPDGDEFIETVTMPLAELHAMIKRGEIQDAKTIVALSWLR; encoded by the coding sequence CTGGTCGAGCGTGGTCTGACGCAGGAGAGCGTCTACCGTGGCAAGCTGCTCAAGATCCGCGTGGACACCGTGGCCCTGCCCGATGGGGAAATCGCCAACCGCGAGATCGTGGAGCATCCCGGGGCGGTTGCGGTGGTGCCCCTGACCGACGATGGTCAGGTGGTCCTGGTCCGGCAGTTTCGTTACCCGATCAACCGCATCACCCTCGAGATCCCCGCGGGCAAGCTCGAGTTCGGTGAGGATCCCGAGACGACTTGCCGTCGTGAGTTGGCAGAGGAAACGGGGTTCGCAGCCGCTTCGCTCGAGAAGCTGACCGAGATCGTCGTGGCGCCCGGCTACAGCAGCGAGCGTCTTACCCTGTACAAGGCCACCGGCCTGACGCCCACGGACGCCAAGCCCGACGGCGACGAGTTCATCGAGACGGTCACCATGCCCCTGGCTGAGCTTCACGCCATGATCAAGCGCGGCGAGATTCAGGACGCCAAGACGATCGTCGCGCTCAGCTGGCTGCGCTAG